A stretch of DNA from Hoeflea ulvae:
TTGCGCGCCGACATAGTCGGGCTGCGGCTGCTGCCGGGCACCAAGCTCTCCGAGGTCGAGGTTGCCAGGCAGCACAATATTTCCCGGCAGCCGGTGCGCGAGGCCTTCATGCGGCTGGGCGACATGAACCTGCTGCAGATCGTGCCGCAAAAGGCCACGCTGGTGCGCAAGATCTCGATGCAGGACATCCTCAATGCCCGCTTCATCCGCACGGCAGTCGAGGTCGAAGTGGTGCGCCGCGCCTGCGATGTCGCCTCCGAGGAAGCCCTGACCGACATAGAGAACAATCTCAGCCAGCAGAAAGTGGCGATCGCCGACGGCAATGCCGACGGTTTCCACGATCTCGATTACGAATTCCACCGTCTGATCTGCGTGGCCGCCAAGTGCGAGCCGGCCTTCAGGACCATTGCCGAAAACAAGGAACATGTGGACCGCCTGTGCATGCTGGCGCTGGCCGACGCCGCGGGCCGGGAGGAACTCTACCAGGACCACCGCGCCATTTTCGTGGCGCTGTCCAAGCGCGACGAAGCCACCGCGGTGAAACTCACCCGCCTGCATCTGGCGCGACTCGATGACACCATGCAGGCCGCCCGCGAAA
This window harbors:
- a CDS encoding GntR family transcriptional regulator, which gives rise to MTVHERFSDTGRGTASDRVFHQLRADIVGLRLLPGTKLSEVEVARQHNISRQPVREAFMRLGDMNLLQIVPQKATLVRKISMQDILNARFIRTAVEVEVVRRACDVASEEALTDIENNLSQQKVAIADGNADGFHDLDYEFHRLICVAAKCEPAFRTIAENKEHVDRLCMLALADAAGREELYQDHRAIFVALSKRDEATAVKLTRLHLARLDDTMQAARENHGALFED